A region from the Hippopotamus amphibius kiboko isolate mHipAmp2 chromosome 15, mHipAmp2.hap2, whole genome shotgun sequence genome encodes:
- the LOC130837209 gene encoding olfactory receptor 2L3-like — protein sequence MENFNQTSTDFILLGLFSPSRIGLFLFILIVLIFLMALFGNLSMILLIFLDNHLHKPMYFLLSQLSLIDLSYISTIVPKMAYNFLFGNKSISFIGCAIQIFFFLTLAGAETLLLACMAYDRYVAICFPLHYPVRISRRVCMLMIIVSWVMGSINSCAHTTYALQIPYCRSRDINHFFCDVPAMLTLACMDTWIYEYTVFVSTILFLLLPFLAIACSYGRVLLAVYRMNSAEGKKKAYSTCSTHFTVVTLYYVPFVYNYLRPRSLRSPTEDKVLAVFYTILTPMLNPVIYSLKNKEVMGALRRVTQRICSVKM from the coding sequence ATGGAAAATTTTAATCAAACATCAACTGATTTCATCTTATTGGGGTTGTTCTCCCCTTCAAGAATTGGCCTGTTTCTCTTTATCCTCATTGTTCTCATTTTCCTAATGGCTCTATTTGGCAACCTCTCCATGATTCTCCTCATCTTTCTGGACAATCATCTTCACAAACCCATGTATTTTTTACTTAGTCAGCTCTCCCTAATTGATTTAAGTTACATCTCTACCATTGTCCCAAAAATGGCTTATAACTTTCTTTTTGGAAACAAGTCTATCTCCTTCATCGGATGTGCGATTCAGATCTTCTTCTTCTTGACTTTAGCAGGTGCAGAAACACTACTCTTGGCATGTATGGCTTATGATCGTTATGTGGCCATTTGCTTTCCTCTCCACTATCCAGTCAGAATCAGCAGAAGAGTGTGTATGCTTATGATAATAGTATCTTGGGTAATGGGCTCTATCAACTCCTGTGCCCACACCACATATGCCCTTCAGATCCCTTATTGCCGATCCAGGGATATCAATCATTTCTTCTGTGATGTCCCAGCCATGCTGACTCTGGCCTGCATGGACACCTGGATCTATGAATATACAGTGTTTGTGAGCACCATCCTCTTCCTTTTGTTGCCTTTCCTTGCTATTGCCTGTTCATATGGCCGTGTTCTCCTTGCTGTCTATCGCATGAACTcagcagaagggaagaagaaggCCTATTCAACCTGCAGCACCCATTTCACTGTGGTTACTCTCTACTATGTGCCCTTTGTTTACAATTATCTACGCCCAAGGAGTCTCAGATCTCCCACAGAGGACAAGGTTCTGGCTGTCTTCTATACTATCCTGACCCCAATGCTCAATCCTGTTATCTATAGCCTGAAAAACAAGGAGGTGATGGGGGCCCTGAGAAGAGTAACTCAGAGAATCTGCTCTGTGAAAATGTAG